The genomic stretch CTTGAGATGCTTCCATGCCGAAAACTCGGTGCCGCGATCAAAGGTGATCGACTGGCGCGCGTCGGCGGGCAGGGGAGCCAACCCGTTGATCAGGGACTCCATGATCGGTTTGGATTGGCGGTCTTCATTACGCATCACGACGGCATAGCGGCTGACGCGCTCGACCAGTGACGTCACGTTTACCTTCCCATGCTCCTTGCGGAACATCATCAAGTCGCACTCCCAATGGCCGAATTCCAGGCGTTCTGAGACGCGCTCAGGCCTGTGTGACAGGCTTTGAACGTCGAATATGTGGGTTCTGTTGTGCCTGCGGTAACCACGCGGCCGGCGGCGACGGCGATGCTCAGGGAGATGGCGGTAGAACTGTTCCTCGCGACCGTCTTTGGAATAGGCAAAGCGATAGATCGTCTCGTGGCTCACGCGGATCGGGTGCCGTTCGAGCCGCATCCGGCCGGCGATCTGTTCGGGGGACCAGCCAGCCTTCAGGCGGTCTTCGATCGCGGCTTTCAAATCAGGGTGAATGATCATCTTGCGATGGATCGCGCGGCGCTGCTCATATTTGTCCTGAGCGACGAGCGCGTGATACCCGTTTAGCTCAGGAAGTTCGTCGTCCGTGTACCGATTACGCTTAATGTCTCGGTAGATCGTGGACGGGTCGCGACCCAGTCGATCCGCGATCTCTGAAATCGGCATTTTGGCTTCAAGCCACTTTGCAAGCTTGCGACGTTCGTCCAGCTTCAGGTGACAGTAGTGGGTTCCCATTCTTCATCCTCCGTGCAACTCTCTGTTTTAGTAAGGAATTTGCACTTCGTTTGTGAATCCACCCTACGGCACCACCTGAAACGTATAATCCATATTATGTTATATTATTCACACCATTACCCGGTCGACAAACCGGATACAGAAGCCGCGGGTGTTACCGCACGGCTTCTGTCGTTTCTGCTTAGCCCAAGGCGTAGCCGGCACCGCGCACCGTGCGCACCGGATCGGTTCCACCTGTCACTGTCAGTGCTTTGCGCAGCCGCCCGATATGTACATCGACGGTGCGTGTATCGACATAGATGTCGCGCCCCCAGACACGGTCCAGCAGACTTTCGCGGCTCCAGACACGTCCCGGTTTTTCCATGAACGTGCTGAGCAACCGGAATTCGGTTGGCCCCAGCTTCACTTCGGTTTCACCGCGCGTGACGCGATGGCGTTCGGCGTCCAGAATGATATCTTCATAATGCAACTGCACACCCACCGTCGCGGGTCGCACACGGCGCAGCTGGCTGCGCACACGGGCCATCAGTTCGATCATCGAATAGGGTTTGACCACATAATCGTCGGCACCCGTTTCCAGGCCCCGCACCTTGTCGACCTCTTCGGATCTCGCAGACAGCATTATCACTGGGATATCACGGGTTTCCGGCTTGATCTTCAACCTGCGACACACCTCGATCCCGCTCAGGTGCGGCATCATCCAGTCCAATACGATGATGTCCGGCGACGCCTCGTCGATCATCATCATCGCATCTTCGCCATTGCCTGCCGAGACCACATCAAAGCCTTCGGCAGACAGGTTATAGACCAGAACTTCACGCTGTGCCGGTTCGTCCTCGACGACAAGCACACGCGGTTGATCGGCTGACATGATCCGGCCCCTTTACAGCGGTTGAACCGACGTGGTGTCGGCTTTGGAACGGTTTTCATCGGCATGCACGCCGGTGACCAGATACACGGTCTGTTCGGCAATCGAGGTCACATGGTCGCCCATGCGCTCGACGTTCTTTGCAATGAAATGCAGGTGCATACAGGCGGTGATGTTGCGCGGATCTTCCATCATGAAGGTCAGGAATTCGCGGAACAGAGCGTTGTACATCTGGTCGACTTCCATATCGCGGTCGATCACGTCCTGCGCCAGTTCCGCGTCGCGGTTCACATAGGCGTCCAGCGCGTCCTTGAGCATCCGCTCGACCTCGCGCGCCATGCGGCGCAGCGCCCCTGCGCTGTCGCTGACCGGCGACAACTGCGCCAGAACGCCGGTGCGCTTGGCCATGTTTTTTGCATAGTCGCCAATGCGTTCCAGGTTGGCGCTGATCTTGATCACGCTCAGGATCAGCCGCAGGTCCACCGCAATCGGCGCGCGCAAGGCGATGACGCGGGCGGCCTCTTCGTTGATGGTTTCTTCCAGCGCGTCGATCTTCTTGTCGGCCTTGCGGACCGCCTCGGCGCGTTCTTCGTCGCGGGTTTCAAGGCTGATCGCAGCCTCCAAAATCGCTTCTTCTACCAGTCCGCCCATTTTCATGATCTGCGCCTGAATGGTCTCCAGGTCGCGGTCAAAAACGGATGCAATGTGTTGATCTGACGACATTATTACTGCTCCTCAGCCGATACGGCCAGTGATATAGCTTTCGGTGCGCGGGTCGGTCGGGTTGGTAAAGATCGTGCCCGTCTCGCCGTATTCGACAAGATTCCCAAGGTGAAAGAACGCGGTTTTCTGGCTGACGCGCGCGGCCTGCTGCATCGAGTGGGTGACGATCACCACCGAATAGTTCTGGCGCAATTCATCAATCAATTCCTCGACTTGCGCGGTGGCAATCGGGTCCAGCGCCGAGCATGGCTCGTCCATCAGCAGCACTTCGGGTTCGGTCGCCACGGCGCGTGCGATGCACAGACGTTGTTGCTGGCCGCCCGAAAGACCGGTGCCGGGCGCATCCAGACGATCCTTGACCTCGTTCCAGATGGCCCCGCGCCGCAGGGCACGTTCAACGATGTCATCCAGGTCGGCCTTGTTCTTGGCCAGACCGTGAATGCGCGGACCGTAAGCCACGTTGTCATAGATCGACTTGGGGAACGGGTTCGGCTTTTGGAACACCATGCCCACCTTGGCCCGCAACTGCACCGGATCAACGCGCTTGTCATAGATGTCTTCGCCGTCGATCATGATGTCGCCCTGTACGCGGCACACATCAATTGTGTCGTTCATCCGGTTGATACAACGCAGGAAAGTCGACTTGCCGCAACCCGAAGGCCCGATGAATGCCGTGACGGTTTTGTCTTCAATGTCGACGTTCACGTCCTTGATGGCATGTGTGTCGCCATAATAGACCTGCACGTTGCGCGCACTGATTTTCAGTTTCTGGGTATCCACGGTTCTCTCCGCCATTAGATCTTTCATTGGTCCATCGTTCCTTTCTTACCAACGCCGCTCGAAGCGCCGCCGCAGGATGACCGCGATTGTGTTCATGGCCAGCAGGAAGACCAGCAGGATGATGATACCACCCCACGCGCGTTCATAAAACGCCGGGTCGGCCCGTTTGGCCCATTCGTAGATTTGCGCAGGCATGGCCGAGTTCGGAGACAGCAGCCCGCTGGCGATACCGTCGGGTGCGTTCGATGCGATAAAGCCCACCATACCGATCAGCAGCAGCGGTGCGGTTTCCCCCAGCGCCTGTGCCAGACCGATGATCGTGCCTGTCAGGATGCCGGGTGCAGCCAAGGGCAGCACATGGTGGAATACAGACTGCATTTTCGACGCCCCTACCCCCAAAGCCGCATCTCGGATCGACGGCGGCACGGCTTTCAGCGACGCGCGGGTCGAAATGATGATCGTGGGCAGCGTCATCAAAGTCAGCACCAGACCGCCGACCAGCGGCGCTGATGTGGGCAGGTGCATATAGTTGATGAAAACCGCCAGACCCAGAATACCGAACACGATCGACGGCACCGCTGCCAGGTTCGAAATGTTGACCTCGATGATGTCCGTGATCCAGTTCTTGGGCGCGAATTCTTCCAGATAGATACTGGCCGCAACCCCGATGGGCAGCGCCAGGACCAGCACCACCAACATCATGAAGAACGACCCGACCATCGCAACCCCCATGCCGGCCGCTTCGGGGCGTGCGTCTGACGCGTCCGCACCGGTGATAAAGGACAGGTTGAACTTCTTCTTCAACGTGCCCATTTCTACAAGTTTATCCACAAAATCAAGCTGTTCAGAGCTGATATTCTTGTCGTTTGCAATGCTCTCCCGGCTGACGCGGCCCTTGAGATAACCATCAACACGGCTGGAGGCCAGAAAGTTGAACTGCACAACCTGTCCGACCATCTGCGGGTTTGCCAGAACATAATCCCGCAGCTGCGCCGGTGCACCCTTGGACAGGATGTCGGCCATGTCGGCGGCCTGGATATCGCCGTCCATGCCGGTCTTTTCCACCATGTCTGCCATCGCCGTTTTCAGCAGCGGCGCATAGCCAAAGGTCGAAACCTTCTTCATCTCTTCAATGTTGCGGTTGCCGTTCTTATCCAGCTTTGCCTCAAGCAAGGCCACATCCAGCGTCACGAACGTCTGGGTAAAGGCG from Pseudosulfitobacter sp. DSM 107133 encodes the following:
- a CDS encoding IS30 family transposase is translated as MGTHYCHLKLDERRKLAKWLEAKMPISEIADRLGRDPSTIYRDIKRNRYTDDELPELNGYHALVAQDKYEQRRAIHRKMIIHPDLKAAIEDRLKAGWSPEQIAGRMRLERHPIRVSHETIYRFAYSKDGREEQFYRHLPEHRRRRRPRGYRRHNRTHIFDVQSLSHRPERVSERLEFGHWECDLMMFRKEHGKVNVTSLVERVSRYAVVMRNEDRQSKPIMESLINGLAPLPADARQSITFDRGTEFSAWKHLKAGIGADAWFCDPQAPYQKGTVENTNNRLRRYLPRSTAPTALTNRYLRSICHRLNATPRKCLGYRTPAEVFESNLMEIQNRLE
- the phoB gene encoding phosphate regulon transcriptional regulator PhoB, whose translation is MSADQPRVLVVEDEPAQREVLVYNLSAEGFDVVSAGNGEDAMMMIDEASPDIIVLDWMMPHLSGIEVCRRLKIKPETRDIPVIMLSARSEEVDKVRGLETGADDYVVKPYSMIELMARVRSQLRRVRPATVGVQLHYEDIILDAERHRVTRGETEVKLGPTEFRLLSTFMEKPGRVWSRESLLDRVWGRDIYVDTRTVDVHIGRLRKALTVTGGTDPVRTVRGAGYALG
- the phoU gene encoding phosphate signaling complex protein PhoU, with amino-acid sequence MSSDQHIASVFDRDLETIQAQIMKMGGLVEEAILEAAISLETRDEERAEAVRKADKKIDALEETINEEAARVIALRAPIAVDLRLILSVIKISANLERIGDYAKNMAKRTGVLAQLSPVSDSAGALRRMAREVERMLKDALDAYVNRDAELAQDVIDRDMEVDQMYNALFREFLTFMMEDPRNITACMHLHFIAKNVERMGDHVTSIAEQTVYLVTGVHADENRSKADTTSVQPL
- the pstB gene encoding phosphate ABC transporter ATP-binding protein PstB; the protein is MKDLMAERTVDTQKLKISARNVQVYYGDTHAIKDVNVDIEDKTVTAFIGPSGCGKSTFLRCINRMNDTIDVCRVQGDIMIDGEDIYDKRVDPVQLRAKVGMVFQKPNPFPKSIYDNVAYGPRIHGLAKNKADLDDIVERALRRGAIWNEVKDRLDAPGTGLSGGQQQRLCIARAVATEPEVLLMDEPCSALDPIATAQVEELIDELRQNYSVVIVTHSMQQAARVSQKTAFFHLGNLVEYGETGTIFTNPTDPRTESYITGRIG
- the pstA gene encoding phosphate ABC transporter permease PstA encodes the protein MTDMTSDTPHVHGSLLQADARTRKRNAAETRFKFYGIAAIAVGLLMLAILLVNIVGRGTGAFTQTFVTLDVALLEAKLDKNGNRNIEEMKKVSTFGYAPLLKTAMADMVEKTGMDGDIQAADMADILSKGAPAQLRDYVLANPQMVGQVVQFNFLASSRVDGYLKGRVSRESIANDKNISSEQLDFVDKLVEMGTLKKKFNLSFITGADASDARPEAAGMGVAMVGSFFMMLVVLVLALPIGVAASIYLEEFAPKNWITDIIEVNISNLAAVPSIVFGILGLAVFINYMHLPTSAPLVGGLVLTLMTLPTIIISTRASLKAVPPSIRDAALGVGASKMQSVFHHVLPLAAPGILTGTIIGLAQALGETAPLLLIGMVGFIASNAPDGIASGLLSPNSAMPAQIYEWAKRADPAFYERAWGGIIILLVFLLAMNTIAVILRRRFERRW